A section of the Primulina eburnea isolate SZY01 chromosome 1, ASM2296580v1, whole genome shotgun sequence genome encodes:
- the LOC140806555 gene encoding uncharacterized protein, which yields MIRRCVAEEEAKVILEQCYSSPYGAHFGASRTSVKVLQSGFYWPTLFKYSYTLAKSCDRCQWIGNISRRHEFPLTNILEVELFDVWGIDFMGAFPSSFGQSYILLAVDYVSKWVEAIATNTNDARVVAKLFTGTSSQDLGHQEP from the coding sequence ATGATTAGAAGATGCGTAGCGGAGGAAGAAGCGAAAGTTATTCTTGAACAATGCTACTCTTCACCATATGGCGCCCACTTTGGAGCATCAAGAACATCAGTAAAGGTATTACAGTctggtttttattggcctacttTGTTCAAATATAGTTATACCTTAGCCAAGTCATGTGACAGATGCCAATGGAttggcaatatttctagacgCCATGAATTCCCATTGACCAATATTTTGGAAGTTGAACTTtttgatgtttggggtattGACTTCATGGGAGCATTCCCatcttcttttggtcaatcttatatTTTGCTTGCTGTGGATTATGTgtcaaaatgggtggaagcaattgccACCAATACTAATGATGCACGAGTGGTTGCTAAGTTGTTCACAGGAACATCTTCACAAGATTTGGGACACCAAGAGCCATAA